In the Nicotiana tabacum cultivar K326 chromosome 16, ASM71507v2, whole genome shotgun sequence genome, one interval contains:
- the LOC107828945 gene encoding peroxidase 12-like translates to MASTTVSSTFELLFISSLLLFSQFFVSEAQGLPPVVKGLSWTFFQSSCPKLESIVRKRLERVFKDDVGQAAGLLRLHFHDCFVQGCDGSVLLDGSAGGPSEKTAIPNLTLRKESFKIIDDLRERVHKECGRIVSCSDITALAARDAVFLTGGPNYVVPLGRRDGQNFATEQATLDNLVAPTANTTTLLARLAAKDFDPTDVVALSGAHTIGISHCTSFTERLYPNQDSTMDKTFANNLKTSCPTANSNNTVNMDILSPNVFDNKYYVDLINRKGLFTSDQDLFTDRRTKNIVTSFGANQTLFFNKFVNAMIKMGQLNVLTGGQGEIRAKCSVRNKDKLLAAVVEGLEKTLAAAL, encoded by the exons ATGGCTTCTACTACTGTCTCTTCAACATTTGAGCTCTTGTTTatctcttctcttttgcttttttctCAATTCTTTGTCTCAGAAGCTCAAGGACTTCCTCCTGTAGTAAAAGGGCTTTCATGGACATTCTTTCAATCTAGCTGTCCAAAATTAGAATCCATTGTTAGGAAGAGACTCGAGAGAGTTTTTAAGGATGATGTTGGCCAAGCTGCTGGCTTGCTTCGCCTTCATTTCCATGATTGCTTTGTCCAA GGATGTGATGGTTCAGTATTGCTAGATGGATCAGCAGGAGGTCCTAGTGAGAAGACTGCAATACCAAATTTGACACTAAGAAAAGAGTCATTCAAAATCATTGATGATCTTCGAGAAAGAGTGCATAAGGAGTGTGGAAGAATTGTATCTTGTTCTGATATTACAGCCCTTGCTGCGAGGGATGCAGTTTTCTTG ACTGGTGGCCCAAACTATGTTGTACCATTGGGAAGAAGAGATGGACAAAACTTTGCGACAGAACAAGCAACCTTAGACAACCTTGTTGCACCAACAGCCAACACTACAACCCTCCTCGCTCGCCTTGCAGCTAAGGACTTCGACCCCACCGATGTCGTCGCCCTCTCCGGGGCCCACACCATCGGAATAAGCCACTGCACTTCCTTCACGGAGCGTCTATACCCTAACCAAGACTCCACCATGGACAAAACATTTGCCAACAACCTTAAAACCAGTTGTCCAACTGCGAACTCCAACAACACTGTCAACATGGATATCCTAAGCCCTAACGTTTTCGACAACAAGTACTACGTTGATCTCATCAATAGGAAAGGGCTTTTCACATCGGATCAAGATTTGTTCACGGATAGAAGGACTAAGAACATTGTCACAAGCTTTGGTGCGAATCAGACACTTTTCTTTAACAAGTTTGTGAATGCCATGATTAAGATGGGACAGTTGAATGTTTTGACTGGCGGACAAGGTGAAATTAGGGCTAAGTGTTCTGTGAGGAACAAGGATAAGTTGTTGGCTGCTGTTGTCGAAGGGTTGGAGAAAACCTTGGCTGCTGCACTTTAA